From Bradyrhizobium sp. sBnM-33:
AGGCCGAACCACGCAGAGGATTCCAGATCCGAAATACCCGCTTCCGCCATGGTGGGGACGTTCGGAAGTGCCTTGCTGCGTTGCTTGCTGGTGACCGCCAGCGGCTTTATCTGACCGGCCTGCAGTTGGCTCGCAATGTTGGGTATGAGCTGAAAGCTGGCCGGCACGTCGCCCGAAACAAGATCGACGGTTAGTTGGCCGGCTCCGCGGTAGGGGACATGAAGCAAACGCGTTCCGGTTCGGCGCTCGAACAGCACGCCGGCAAGATGTTGCGAGCTTCCATTGCCGATGGACGAATATGAGATCTGCTCTCGGCTCGCTTTCGCAAAATCGATGAATTCCTGCACATTGGTTACCGGAACCTTGGCCGGATTGACGACCAGAACATTAGGCATGGTCGAGATCAGCGAGATCGGTTCGAAAGCAGTCTCTGGATCGTAGGGAAGATCCGTCGTCAGCGTCTTGTTGACGGCGAGCGGGCCCGAAGAACTCAGCAGCAGGGTGTACCCGTCCGGTGCGGCCCTTGCCACGTTGTTCGTGCCGATATTGCCTCCGGCGCCTCCCTTGTTTTCGACTACAATCGTGCCGCGAAGAGCCTCTCCCAGTTTGTCGGCGAGGATACGGGTGATGGCGTCACTTGCGCCGCCGGCCGGAAAAGGCACCACCAATGTTATCGGACGCGACGGATAATCCTCTGCGGTTGCCGACGCGCCGTGCATGACGAGAGCGGACAAGGTGCAGAGTGCAATGGCGGTGGAGCGGAATAGCATTGGCGTCCTCAAAGGGTGGGGGCCGGCGGACCGTGGCCACCCGGACACTCTTGTCCATGGAGGCTCGTGCGACCTGTACCCGAACGTTTCCTCGCGGCGCACTTGGGCGCCCTTGAGGTCCAATTCTGGACACGCAACCGACGCACCTCGATTCCGTCGAGTCTCGGGACTTACCAAAGCGTCTCAAAAAAATTTCGGATGCTGTCGATGCGATCTCTGCGGGGGATGTGCTCGATCTAGAACGCCAGCTATTTTCGTCGGCCGCGCTCAAGTAAAATCGAAAGCGCCCCGGTGGCGACATGTCAGTTGAGCCAGCGCGTCGAGTGAATGCGCGCCCAGTTGTCCCATTGCGGTTTCCAGTTCTTCCTTCAGCAGCCCGGCCACATAGTCTGCGCCGTGCTCGCCGAGCGCGCCAAGGCCGAGAAGAAAAGCGCGGCCTGCAAATGTGCCGCGGGCGCCCAGCGCGCGGGCGCGGGCGACGTCGAGGCCCGAGCGGATGCCGCTATCGAACAGGACGGTGGTCCTGGCTCCCACTTTGGCTACGATGGCGGGCAGAACATCGATCGCAGCAGGCGCAGCATCGAGCTGCCGGCCTCCATGATTGGAGACCATGATGCCATCAACTCCCGCTGCAATTGCCTGCTCGGCGTCGTCGGGATGCATGACACCTTTCATGACGAGCGCGCCCGGCCAGGCGTCCCGCATTCGCTTGACGAAATCCCACGAAAACGTGCCCTTGATCTGGCTCTGCACGAAGCCGGCCGTGTTCGCCAGCGTCGCCGGTTTTTCGACATAGCGCTCCATGTTGCGGAAGGCCGGCGTGCCTGCTTTGGCCAGTGCAAGCAGCCACGGCGGCGATAGAGCTACGTCCAAAATGGTCTTAGGCGTGGGACGAAATGGCACCACCAGGCCGTTGCGCAGATCACGCGGCCGCTTGGAGCGCACCGGCGCATCCAGTGTCGCGGCCAGCACCCGCACGCCGGCCGCGCTTGCCCGTTTGATCAGATCGAGGGTGACGGCATGGTCGTTGGCGGGCAATCCGTAGAGCTGAAACCAGGCATAGGGACCTGCAAGCTCGGCGACCTCTTCGATCGCAGCGGTGGCGAGCGTACCGGCAATATAGGGAATCCGTGCCTTGCCGGCGGCGCGCGCGAGAATCCGCGTGGCGCCCGGCCAGACGATGCCGTCGACCCCGACAGGAGAAATGCCGATCGGTGCGGCGCAATGGACGCCGAACAACTCGACGTCCGTGCAGACGGGACCGGGATTGCCGTAGCGGGGGACCAATTCCACCGCGTCGAGGGCCAGTCGATTGCGCCTCGTGTTCAGATCGCTTCCGGTGCCGCCCTCAAGAAAGTCGAAGGCAAAACGCGGGATACGCCGGCGCGCGCGGCGCTCGATGTCGTCTAGCGTGGGCAAGCGCTGCCGCAGCCGAGCCTCGGGAGTCGTTCCGCTACCTGCACCCCAGGCGTGCGTGCGCGGCGAGGAGCGGCGAAGATCGCCCGTCATGAGAAAGCGTCCTTGGTTGCGTCTCTCCCCATTAGGATGCATCGGGTCATCACGGCAAATAATTAGGGATGATAGCCGCGATAATTTCGGATGATTGCCGGGCGATGCCTCTATCGGGACCTTGCGCGCCGGACCGCGCTGCGCCTCGGGGCGTCGCCGGAATGCGGCTGCACGTAATTGCTTGCTGATGTCGCTGCCTCGACCAGGTCGCGGCGAATGATATCGAGCACGGCTCTGGCGGCGGCGGACACCATTCGGCGCGGATGGTGGACCCAGGCGATCGATCGGGTGATA
This genomic window contains:
- a CDS encoding Bug family tripartite tricarboxylate transporter substrate binding protein, with the translated sequence MLFRSTAIALCTLSALVMHGASATAEDYPSRPITLVVPFPAGGASDAITRILADKLGEALRGTIVVENKGGAGGNIGTNNVARAAPDGYTLLLSSSGPLAVNKTLTTDLPYDPETAFEPISLISTMPNVLVVNPAKVPVTNVQEFIDFAKASREQISYSSIGNGSSQHLAGVLFERRTGTRLLHVPYRGAGQLTVDLVSGDVPASFQLIPNIASQLQAGQIKPLAVTSKQRSKALPNVPTMAEAGISDLESSAWFGLLVPKGTPKPIVDRLHAEVVRIMSDPAVQKRMIDIGADPIYTSQAEFKALISSEVIKWRNLIKEAGISSN
- a CDS encoding alpha-hydroxy acid oxidase, which codes for MTGDLRRSSPRTHAWGAGSGTTPEARLRQRLPTLDDIERRARRRIPRFAFDFLEGGTGSDLNTRRNRLALDAVELVPRYGNPGPVCTDVELFGVHCAAPIGISPVGVDGIVWPGATRILARAAGKARIPYIAGTLATAAIEEVAELAGPYAWFQLYGLPANDHAVTLDLIKRASAAGVRVLAATLDAPVRSKRPRDLRNGLVVPFRPTPKTILDVALSPPWLLALAKAGTPAFRNMERYVEKPATLANTAGFVQSQIKGTFSWDFVKRMRDAWPGALVMKGVMHPDDAEQAIAAGVDGIMVSNHGGRQLDAAPAAIDVLPAIVAKVGARTTVLFDSGIRSGLDVARARALGARGTFAGRAFLLGLGALGEHGADYVAGLLKEELETAMGQLGAHSLDALAQLTCRHRGAFDFT